The Panicum virgatum strain AP13 chromosome 5K, P.virgatum_v5, whole genome shotgun sequence genome has a window encoding:
- the LOC120708389 gene encoding UDP-glycosyltransferase 87A2-like, which translates to MSTAAASRSRHVVAVPYPGRGHINPMLVVCRQIAAADADLAVTVVVTEEWHALLAAAGVPATLPGRVRLATIPNVIPSERGRGADSVGFIEAVTTKMGEPVERLLDRLALERRPDAVVVDTYLTWGVAAGAARGIPVCSLWTMPATFFLALYHMDQWPPVDGPEGEEGQSCKSLDQYLSFPTLSSVKCSDIKVFRSWELPMKRAAQVFSNVRKAQCVLFTSFYELEAGSIDGISQVLPCPIYTLGPSIPHMPPEGESDKILREKYSDWLDAQPKNSVLYISFGSHVSMPSSQLEEAAMGLQDSAVRFFWVARDKATTTTLQQIAGDKGLVVPWCDQLKVLSHPSVGGFLSHCGWNSTLEALFAGVPVLAFPVAWDQLVNARLLADEWKVGINLREQRREDGIVSRATISSAVTKLMDFGDDGRQEMRRRAAELRDASHRAIQEGGSSSRSSNSLVRDLIEGRLNVAEISQ; encoded by the exons ATGTCGACGGCGGCCGCGTCTCGCTCTCGGCATGTGGTGGCGGTGCCGTACCCGGGCCGCGGCCACATCAACCCCATGCTCGTCGTGTGCCGCcagatcgccgccgccgacgccgacctcGCCGTGACCGTCGTCGTCACGGAGGAGTGGCACGCGCTGCTGGCCGCCGCGGGGGTGCCCGCCACGCTCCCCGGGCGCGTCCGCctcgccaccatccccaacgtcatCCCCTccgagcgcggccgcggcgctgaCTCCGTCGGCTTCATCGAGGCCGTTACCACCAAGATGGGGGAGCCCGTGGAGCGGCTGCTGGACCGGCTGGCGCTGGAGCGGAGGCCGGACGCCGTCGTGGTCGACACCTACCTGACGTGGGgcgtggccgccggcgcggcgcgcgggataCCGGTGTGCTCGCTGTGGACCATGCCGGCCACGTTCTTCCTGGCGCTCTACCACATGGACCAGTGGCCGCCTGTGGATGGCCCTGAAGGGGAAGAAG GACAAAGCTGCAAGTCCTTGGATCAATATTTGTCATTCCCAACCCTGTCGTCAGTAAAATGTTCTGATATCAAGGTATTTCGCTCCTGGGAGCTGCCGATGAAACGAGCTGCGCAAGTGTTCTCCAATGTGCGCAAAGCACAGTGTGTCCTCTTCACCTCCTTCTATGAGCTTGAAGCTGGTTCAATCGATGGAATATCACAAGTGCTTCCATGCCCCATATATACACTTGGTCCTTCAATTCCACATATGCCACCTGAAGGCGAGTCAGACAAGATTCTGCGTGAGAAATACTCTGACTGGCTGGATGCCCAACCGAAAAATTCAGTGTTATACATCTCTTTCGGCAGCCATGTTTCAATGCCATCCTCACAGTTGGAAGAGGCTGCCATGGGGCTTCAAGACAGCGCAGTCAGGTTCTTCTGGGTGGCCCgggacaaggccaccaccaccactctaCAGCAGATCGCCGGTGACAAGGGCTTGGTGGTGCCATGGTGTGACCAACTGAAGGTCCTGTCCCACCCCTCAGTTGGCGGCTTCCTGAGCCATTGTGGGTGGAACTCGACACTGGAGGCCCTGTTCGCCGGAGTGCCTGTGCTTGCGTTCCCGGTTGCTTGGGATCAATTGGTGAATGCCCGGCTTCTTGCTGATGAATGGAAGGTCGGGATCAACTTGAGGGAACAGAGAAGGGAGGATGGCATTGTCAGCAGGGCCACAATCTCTTCTGCCGTGACAAAGCTCATGGATTTTGGCGATGATGGTAGGCAAGAAATGAGAAGAAGAGCCGCAGAATTGCGTGACGCTTCACACAGAGCCATTCAGGAAGGTGGATCATCAAGCCGTTCTTCCAACAGTCTCGTGAGAGATCTCATCGAAGGAAGACTGAACGTTGCAGAAATTTCACAGTAG